A region of Tistrella bauzanensis DNA encodes the following proteins:
- a CDS encoding DegQ family serine endoprotease → MTSSDRSRTAISPRDFSARPVGSGRGIRPIRRLGAALMAGAALALPLAGVGGTMLAPMPASAAPLPQSFAPLAEQVMPAVVNISTTQEVERPGGPQGLPFDLPENSPFRQFFEPFMQNAPRDAPRVVNALGSGFIIDPDGYVVTNNHVIDSATEIKVTLEDKSQYTAKLIGTDPLTDVALLKIDAGRKLPAVNFGDSDAARVGDWVLAVGNPFGLGGSVTAGIVSARNRNIHAGPYDDFLQIDAAINQGNSGGPVFNGNGEVIGINTAIASPNGGSVGIGFSIPAKIASRVVTQLKETGSIQRGWLGVEIQPLTPEIAEALGMDEPAGALVARVLPGSPAGDAGLERGDVVTGVDGQPVTDARDLTRRIGDMPPDQRITLDVRRGGDSRQIKVKLGERPQDMASVRGEPGQGGGAGEAVASLGVRLAPLDDALRQRLGIDPSVNGVAVVDMLAPDAGPGGRPGGDGPELQPGDVIEQVGGTSVDRPSQVTALVDEARERGRDHVLLLVARGNESRFVAVPIQ, encoded by the coding sequence ATGACCAGTTCCGATCGCTCCCGCACAGCCATCAGCCCCCGTGACTTTTCGGCACGGCCCGTCGGGTCCGGCCGCGGCATCCGGCCGATCCGCCGCCTGGGCGCGGCCCTGATGGCCGGCGCCGCCCTGGCCCTGCCGCTGGCCGGGGTTGGCGGCACCATGCTGGCGCCGATGCCGGCCAGTGCCGCCCCCCTGCCGCAGAGCTTCGCGCCCCTGGCCGAGCAGGTGATGCCGGCGGTGGTGAACATCTCGACCACTCAGGAGGTGGAGCGGCCGGGCGGCCCGCAGGGCCTGCCCTTCGACCTGCCTGAAAACTCGCCGTTCCGCCAGTTCTTCGAGCCGTTCATGCAGAATGCGCCGCGCGATGCGCCGCGGGTGGTGAACGCGCTGGGTTCTGGCTTCATCATCGATCCCGATGGCTATGTCGTGACCAACAACCACGTCATCGACAGCGCCACCGAGATCAAGGTGACGCTGGAGGACAAGAGCCAGTATACCGCCAAGCTGATCGGCACCGATCCGCTGACCGATGTGGCGCTGCTGAAGATCGATGCGGGGCGCAAGCTGCCGGCGGTGAATTTCGGCGACAGCGACGCCGCCCGCGTGGGCGACTGGGTGCTGGCGGTGGGCAACCCCTTCGGCCTGGGTGGCAGCGTGACCGCCGGCATCGTATCGGCCCGCAACCGCAACATTCATGCCGGCCCCTATGACGATTTCCTTCAGATCGACGCCGCGATCAACCAGGGCAACAGCGGTGGCCCGGTGTTCAATGGCAATGGCGAGGTGATCGGCATCAACACGGCCATCGCCAGCCCGAATGGCGGCTCGGTGGGCATCGGCTTTTCGATTCCCGCCAAGATCGCCAGCCGGGTGGTGACCCAGTTGAAGGAGACCGGCAGCATCCAGCGTGGTTGGCTGGGCGTGGAGATCCAGCCGCTGACGCCCGAGATCGCCGAAGCGCTGGGCATGGACGAGCCGGCTGGTGCGCTGGTGGCCCGGGTGCTGCCGGGCAGCCCCGCCGGCGATGCCGGGCTTGAACGCGGCGATGTGGTGACCGGCGTCGATGGTCAGCCGGTGACGGATGCCCGTGATCTGACCCGACGGATCGGCGACATGCCGCCCGATCAGCGGATCACGCTGGATGTCCGCCGGGGCGGCGACAGCCGTCAGATCAAGGTGAAGCTGGGCGAGCGGCCACAAGATATGGCCAGTGTCCGTGGCGAGCCGGGCCAGGGCGGTGGCGCCGGCGAGGCCGTGGCATCGTTGGGCGTGCGGCTGGCGCCGCTGGACGATGCCCTGCGTCAGCGCCTGGGGATCGACCCGTCGGTGAACGGCGTGGCCGTGGTCGACATGCTGGCTCCGGATGCCGGCCCCGGGGGCCGTCCGGGCGGTGACGGTCCGGAGCTGCAGCCCGGCGATGTGATCGAGCAGGTCGGCGGTACCTCGGTCGACCGGCCGTCGCAGGTGACGGCGCTGGTCGACGAGGCGCGCGAGCGCGGCCGCGATCATGTCCTGCTGCTGGTGGCGCGGGGCAATGAGAGCCGCTTCGTGGCCGTGCCCATTCAGTAA
- a CDS encoding response regulator transcription factor, protein MKILIIEDDDRTAAQVARALTEAGHVVDRAGDGRDGLFLATGGGHDVIVLDRMLPGLDGLAVLGALRGAGQSVPVLILSALAHVDERVRGLKAGGDDYLSKPFAAVELVARVEALGRRPAQAQARDRLVIADLDIDLRTRRVTRAGRAIDLRPQEYRLLEFLMRHDGQVVTRAMLYEGVWDFHFEPQTNVVEVHVSRLRQKIDRGFGRPLIRTHRGGGYSIGLTDDGPDDGVSDDGNPDGGDAAAGGDRD, encoded by the coding sequence ATGAAGATCCTGATCATCGAGGATGACGACCGCACCGCCGCCCAGGTCGCCCGCGCGCTGACCGAGGCGGGCCATGTCGTCGACCGCGCCGGCGACGGCCGTGACGGGCTGTTTCTGGCGACCGGCGGCGGCCACGACGTGATCGTGCTGGACCGGATGCTGCCGGGACTGGACGGGCTGGCGGTGCTGGGTGCCCTGCGCGGCGCCGGCCAGAGCGTGCCCGTGCTGATCCTGTCGGCGCTGGCCCATGTCGATGAACGGGTGCGGGGGCTGAAGGCGGGCGGCGACGACTATCTGTCGAAGCCCTTCGCGGCCGTGGAACTGGTGGCGCGGGTCGAGGCGCTGGGCCGGCGTCCCGCACAGGCGCAGGCCCGCGATCGGCTGGTGATCGCCGATCTGGACATCGACCTGCGCACCCGCCGCGTGACCCGTGCCGGCCGCGCCATCGATCTGCGCCCGCAGGAATACCGGCTGCTGGAATTCCTGATGCGCCATGACGGCCAGGTCGTGACCCGGGCGATGCTGTATGAGGGGGTGTGGGATTTCCATTTCGAGCCCCAGACCAATGTGGTCGAGGTCCATGTCAGCCGGCTGCGCCAGAAGATCGATCGCGGCTTCGGCCGGCCGCTGATCCGCACCCATCGCGGCGGCGGATATTCGATCGGCCTGACGGATGATGGCCCGGACGATGGTGTCTCCGATGATGGCAACCCGGATGGTGGGGACGCGGCGGCCGGTGGTGACCGTGACTGA